In Fibrobacter succinogenes, a single window of DNA contains:
- a CDS encoding adenosylhomocysteinase gives MDLQSILSSVLDEVYEKNEYPALAALESEWAYSRPFDGLRVLVATPIYRNTMTQYRALLAGGASILVGFSGMNDPEVVEFLKDWGISVVTPAEMLEAESRGEFVDLVLDCAGPFAELHPKIGFVELTRSGVQYYKNAKKPVYVADSGIVKRIETSLGTGDGYFRALEKLGFGKNAPDAGENASGAGFEGEMLVVFGSGKVGSGIALQGVRRGCAVSVVTDLKRFAQSENAAGSALSSAGSAAGGECAANSMPAGDFSAVLEQNGVNVVDCHDYAAVSALIENADFVVTATGVKNALAAPELTAALLSTKAILANMGVEDEYGEAIPAEKVLNAKGPLNFILEEPTHLKYIDTSLALHAALAELLVQEKSLAERANLKGRATLDDCENVEEAAATSVGLRFPPQELEQRLLSIAIQNGVIGPEICSMLGGLPAEMD, from the coding sequence ATGGATTTACAGTCGATTCTTTCTTCCGTTCTAGACGAAGTTTACGAAAAAAATGAGTATCCGGCACTTGCCGCGCTCGAAAGCGAATGGGCGTACTCGCGACCGTTTGATGGCCTCCGTGTGCTTGTGGCGACTCCGATTTACCGCAATACGATGACGCAGTATCGTGCCCTTTTGGCGGGTGGTGCTTCAATTTTGGTCGGATTTTCGGGGATGAATGACCCTGAAGTTGTCGAATTTTTAAAAGATTGGGGCATTTCAGTCGTGACTCCGGCGGAAATGCTCGAAGCGGAGTCTCGTGGAGAATTTGTGGACTTGGTGCTCGACTGTGCGGGCCCTTTTGCTGAATTACACCCGAAAATTGGCTTTGTGGAACTCACGCGTTCGGGCGTTCAGTACTACAAAAACGCAAAAAAGCCGGTTTATGTCGCCGATAGCGGGATTGTGAAACGGATCGAAACGTCCCTGGGCACGGGGGACGGCTATTTCAGGGCGCTCGAAAAGCTTGGCTTTGGTAAAAATGCGCCCGATGCAGGCGAAAATGCGTCCGGTGCCGGTTTCGAAGGCGAAATGTTGGTTGTTTTTGGTAGTGGCAAGGTTGGTTCAGGAATTGCGCTTCAGGGCGTGCGTCGCGGTTGTGCAGTTTCTGTTGTGACGGACTTGAAACGTTTCGCGCAGTCTGAAAATGCGGCGGGCTCCGCGCTGTCTTCGGCTGGTTCTGCGGCTGGGGGCGAGTGTGCTGCAAATTCGATGCCAGCGGGTGATTTTTCGGCGGTTCTGGAGCAAAATGGTGTAAATGTTGTCGATTGCCATGACTATGCGGCCGTATCTGCCTTGATTGAAAACGCTGATTTTGTGGTGACCGCAACGGGTGTGAAAAATGCTTTGGCCGCTCCGGAATTGACGGCGGCGCTTCTCTCGACCAAGGCAATTCTTGCTAACATGGGCGTTGAAGATGAATACGGAGAGGCTATCCCTGCCGAAAAAGTGCTCAATGCTAAGGGACCTTTGAATTTTATTCTCGAAGAGCCGACGCATCTCAAGTACATCGATACTTCGCTTGCGCTTCATGCCGCGCTTGCCGAACTCCTTGTGCAAGAAAAATCGTTGGCAGAGCGCGCGAATCTCAAAGGGCGTGCGACTCTTGACGATTGTGAAAATGTCGAAGAGGCTGCGGCAACTTCGGTTGGCCTTCGTTTCCCGCCGCAAGAACTCGAACAGCGTTTGCTCTCCATCGCGATTCAAAATGGCGTTATCGGCCCAGAAATTTGCAGCATGCTCGGCGGCCTTCCCGCCGAAATGGACTAG
- a CDS encoding MATE family efflux transporter, which translates to MSEFYSERLNSFGTASIPKLVLQFSVPAIISMCVNALYNIVDRFFVGQGVGSLGIAGITLCFPICLFIMALSMMVGVGGNTLFAIRLGQKKYIQASIILNNSFSLLIIMAILAFTFGEVFMTPLLKLFGASEQTLPVAESYMRILLCGAVFQTIAPGMNHFIRSMGHPKTAMFREIAGAVTNIILDWLFIMKFHWGIEGAAWATICSQLVASSLITQFFVKKSSPIKIRWRHMKLHAAYVRKIYILGLPPSVMQICNSLMNAILAWSLTTYGNISIKPSGVLSGGDLAISAFGIINSVVSIIVLPLLGFVHGTQPIIGYNYGARLNGRVKETLKFSFIYAGAFMFICWAAVMWKAEAFVAPFAPNDLELQQVSAWAMRIFTAAFFMIPFGMVSGNFFQGTGKALRAMFLNACRQVILLIPFLLVLPHYFELKGVFLAQPIADTGAAVIGMAMMMHELKKLK; encoded by the coding sequence ATGAGTGAATTTTACTCCGAACGCCTGAATTCCTTTGGCACGGCAAGCATCCCGAAGCTTGTCTTGCAGTTTTCAGTTCCCGCCATCATCAGCATGTGCGTGAATGCCCTCTACAATATTGTAGACCGTTTTTTTGTGGGGCAGGGCGTCGGAAGCTTGGGTATTGCAGGCATTACGCTCTGCTTCCCGATTTGCCTTTTCATCATGGCATTATCGATGATGGTCGGCGTGGGCGGCAACACGCTCTTTGCCATTCGCCTTGGGCAAAAGAAGTACATCCAAGCGAGCATCATTTTAAACAACTCGTTTTCGCTTTTGATTATCATGGCGATTCTCGCTTTTACTTTTGGCGAGGTTTTCATGACACCGCTCCTGAAGTTGTTCGGAGCGAGTGAGCAGACGCTCCCCGTTGCCGAAAGCTACATGCGCATTTTGCTGTGCGGCGCCGTATTCCAGACGATTGCGCCCGGCATGAACCACTTTATCCGCTCGATGGGCCACCCCAAAACGGCCATGTTCCGCGAAATCGCAGGCGCCGTGACCAACATTATTTTGGACTGGCTGTTCATTATGAAGTTCCATTGGGGAATCGAAGGCGCCGCTTGGGCTACCATTTGTTCGCAGTTGGTCGCCAGCAGCTTGATTACGCAATTCTTCGTGAAAAAGTCTTCGCCGATCAAGATCCGCTGGCGTCACATGAAATTGCATGCCGCTTATGTGCGCAAGATTTACATTTTGGGATTGCCGCCTTCGGTGATGCAGATTTGCAACAGCCTTATGAACGCGATTTTAGCCTGGAGCCTCACGACTTACGGCAACATCAGCATCAAGCCAAGCGGGGTTCTTTCGGGTGGCGATTTGGCGATTTCGGCATTCGGCATTATCAACAGCGTGGTTTCGATTATCGTGCTTCCGCTTTTGGGTTTTGTCCACGGAACGCAACCGATTATCGGCTACAATTACGGCGCAAGGCTCAACGGTCGCGTCAAGGAAACGCTCAAGTTCTCGTTCATTTATGCGGGCGCGTTCATGTTCATTTGCTGGGCTGCCGTGATGTGGAAGGCTGAAGCGTTTGTGGCCCCGTTCGCCCCGAACGATCTCGAATTGCAACAGGTCTCCGCTTGGGCCATGCGAATCTTTACCGCCGCATTTTTCATGATCCCCTTCGGCATGGTGTCGGGAAACTTTTTCCAGGGAACAGGAAAGGCGCTCAGAGCCATGTTCTTGAACGCGTGCCGTCAAGTGATCCTGTTGATTCCGTTCCTGCTCGTTTTGCCGCACTACTTTGAACTGAAAGGCGTGTTCTTGGCACAGCCCATTGCCGATACAGGCGCCGCCGTCATTGGTATGGCGATGATGATGCACGAACTCAAGAAGCTGAAATAA
- a CDS encoding GGDEF domain-containing protein, with product MEDETIINNDNVIRFNQMVIHPYLIVLYPQSEFTQIPLEKGTIILGRGQGADIRFDDELVSRRHCALSFDGQNVTVEDLGSTNGTFVDGNFVHKQILDSDNRLQIGKMVLKVAYKDPSEEAFSRELYEAATMDSLTGILNRKAFMDRSAGELVFARRNNSFIHIIMIDVDDFKRVNDSWGHQCGDLILKEVARQLNDEKRDSDLLCRYGGEEFLLLMSGISPEDAKKRAEKLRSTIERHIFSWMDTIIPVTISLGLVSQEGSNVTQINELIAESDRLLYVAKNCGKNQVATD from the coding sequence ATGGAAGATGAAACCATCATCAACAACGACAACGTCATCAGGTTCAACCAAATGGTCATTCATCCGTACTTGATAGTCCTGTACCCACAAAGCGAGTTCACGCAGATTCCGCTCGAAAAAGGAACCATAATTCTCGGACGTGGCCAAGGAGCCGACATCCGTTTCGATGACGAGCTGGTGAGCCGCAGGCATTGCGCCCTTTCTTTTGACGGCCAGAACGTTACCGTAGAAGACCTCGGCAGTACAAACGGCACCTTCGTCGACGGGAATTTTGTTCACAAACAAATTCTTGATTCCGACAACAGGCTCCAAATCGGCAAGATGGTGCTAAAGGTCGCCTACAAGGACCCGAGCGAAGAGGCGTTTAGCCGCGAGCTTTACGAGGCTGCCACGATGGACTCGCTGACAGGCATTTTAAACCGCAAGGCGTTCATGGACCGCTCCGCTGGCGAACTTGTATTCGCGCGCCGCAACAATTCTTTTATCCACATCATAATGATCGACGTCGATGACTTTAAGCGAGTCAATGACTCTTGGGGGCACCAATGCGGTGATCTTATTCTAAAAGAAGTCGCCCGACAGTTGAACGATGAAAAGCGCGATTCCGACTTGCTTTGCCGCTACGGCGGCGAAGAATTTCTGCTGCTCATGAGTGGAATCTCGCCCGAAGACGCAAAGAAACGCGCCGAAAAATTGCGTTCGACGATTGAACGCCACATTTTCTCGTGGATGGATACGATTATCCCGGTGACGATTTCCCTTGGGCTTGTATCGCAAGAAGGTAGCAACGTGACGCAAATAAACGAGCTTATTGCCGAAAGCGACCGTTTGCTGTATGTGGCCAAGAACTGCGGCAAGAATCAAGTAGCAACAGACTAA
- a CDS encoding fibro-slime domain-containing protein, with protein sequence MDRNTMKNTMKSLKLWVLGCVMLFAGVQSASAALKGCEGTVYLKLPDGWTTAFTAAGGNFNPFKKSTTYPSWYEISTAQIGGTNNPDFFHISVARDDYGQAGGITRTQIGKNVQFQEASGFTCKDFGSKNELWIQPSFDDPTKTFFKGDAPQVKYFYVFLPDNGIWKSATPVINEDGKESPMDIDNDHCGWYYKRYVDVKELPTKVFIRRDDDEDMKEAIGFGGEKAAKEGKAPEAIDLEKMFKIYDNQLGTDEKILYFVADEKQAAALDGVDFGWYVADPGISGTCTYSIAAVIYDTDAQLHPAFSCYGGNGDPQPHDPNPSHDECQKVNQTNATKGVDEKTALRAIYECIGVTPGVVEKTLDRATQKPKLSAAGKKCFIDEKYFNMLFNYTEGVNEMSCFDLPFNRADDGKWEFNSDTYTSGRLKNPTVGGFYPVEDTQPTDLEEALPGQTPAPLARTKRKAEGPVHYGPVFREIDSKENAPLIDIMCNGPGWNKGIKCDNLFVGNNDDETMVDMLKLPTGTCMYGWSCPDKAPADWTFFKDGTDTVSTAASASYRWTSDPATDTKGNGGRNQHFCFESKGQFRFKKGLKFSFRGDDDIWVYIDYKLAVDLGGTHLAAPGYVDLDTFMPDAKLDSMYDIHIFFCDRRTTMSNVRIKTNMFIDQNTSADADRVGNTMKDGYIQYELIYRESGGKGCASLMKKDSIIRGDEILKKNHKVSYIFAHDKAGTDVICSEEMFAAQKGCVEQNGKYLIDISDLTHPIVYGDKLLNGALLPGNYYLIYKIDDDKEILWDTQIKGSVGVVTRNAVIIDGSTTSSEIKFKSSAMGSANVPTIEQMIPIYIGAINDECGSDEACKATKPLQLLPSPNDKYSLEVTDSTGADVSKIVNFYQLSKGQLSMVNPKNLTIGPGGIDTLYVTIPLSLFRSANRENIVVNVAKSGFKAKLNFFIPTLVFVESDSTFVTKSSDSDDQKPHMMNSEVVKFYLVALDGNTPCGSRCNFNVTANGSKTSAGLIVDYGESTDSTIKVVDGRATISIISTKKFESTMPYAQCGTPSCNGTATVHVKGPNLYMEALYVNLQFEEPPVPTPIMADIFDVHGELPTSKMNIGKEGDGYFSMQTEYLDGIGDSLAVYYYRKFHKDSLPEKIAVFWDEDEKDSVVFEKAEVAAGATCGAAAGLADSLCSPVITLGGKKLSKNVKTAGTGKFKSWATYKYKGKTVTEPFTCNYVLDRIAPVIISARASSDESSAKLKIEFSEPVQKTTDGISKGDAVLSFYINNGKNPQFTEYIPLKTGASIPAEARTGVMNLFYNPDGLFPQSGDYIHFGSIAGVGFFTDSSNYAKVIPGSDTLRPADDADYKWNVAPGYNATERRPSPWVLISGEVSSYAVRIIPSAVGGIPRTPSESADLDPFDIFTYDATKDETDFRNDIRGGQGEFTKYGFVPQGWFVKSDMGALIESKEEYVDVDKKNVFFNYEFSLYTNLGTHVGTKKGRIYCDDDKNKEVNNRYFFGGAGQDCVGKRMNFFVLWNMKSGKKRLVGSGAYVSKLKTYVQLDNFGKKNKFDKSEMWGVRHNAKVLGSYFPIIKTNNP encoded by the coding sequence ATGGATAGAAATACAATGAAGAACACAATGAAATCCTTAAAATTATGGGTATTGGGCTGTGTTATGCTCTTTGCTGGTGTCCAAAGTGCATCAGCAGCACTTAAAGGGTGTGAGGGCACCGTTTATCTTAAACTTCCGGATGGCTGGACTACCGCTTTTACAGCTGCCGGTGGCAACTTTAATCCCTTTAAGAAGAGTACTACGTACCCCAGCTGGTATGAAATTTCTACGGCACAAATTGGTGGTACCAATAATCCGGATTTTTTCCACATCTCCGTTGCTAGAGATGACTATGGTCAGGCGGGTGGTATTACTCGTACCCAGATTGGCAAGAACGTCCAGTTTCAGGAAGCAAGTGGTTTTACCTGCAAGGATTTTGGAAGTAAAAACGAACTTTGGATTCAGCCAAGTTTTGATGATCCTACCAAAACCTTCTTCAAGGGCGATGCTCCTCAAGTAAAGTATTTCTATGTCTTCTTGCCGGACAATGGTATTTGGAAGAGTGCTACGCCGGTGATTAATGAAGATGGCAAAGAAAGCCCAATGGATATCGACAACGATCACTGTGGCTGGTATTACAAACGCTATGTTGATGTTAAAGAGCTTCCGACAAAGGTCTTTATCCGTAGGGATGATGATGAAGATATGAAGGAGGCTATCGGTTTCGGTGGCGAAAAAGCTGCCAAAGAAGGTAAAGCTCCTGAAGCAATTGACTTAGAAAAGATGTTTAAAATTTATGACAATCAGTTAGGTACTGATGAAAAAATTCTATACTTTGTTGCTGATGAAAAGCAGGCCGCTGCACTTGATGGTGTTGATTTTGGTTGGTATGTAGCTGACCCTGGAATTTCGGGGACATGCACGTATAGTATTGCTGCTGTTATTTATGATACCGATGCTCAATTGCACCCGGCATTCTCTTGCTATGGTGGAAATGGTGATCCCCAACCGCACGATCCGAATCCAAGTCATGATGAATGCCAAAAGGTGAATCAGACAAACGCTACTAAAGGGGTTGACGAGAAAACGGCTCTTAGGGCTATTTATGAATGTATTGGCGTGACTCCGGGTGTTGTTGAAAAAACTTTGGATAGGGCTACTCAAAAACCGAAACTTTCGGCTGCCGGTAAAAAATGCTTTATTGATGAAAAGTATTTCAATATGCTCTTCAATTATACTGAAGGTGTGAATGAAATGAGTTGCTTTGATTTACCGTTTAATCGTGCTGACGATGGCAAGTGGGAATTTAATTCTGATACCTATACGAGTGGACGTCTTAAGAACCCGACTGTGGGTGGTTTTTATCCTGTAGAAGATACGCAACCAACTGATCTTGAAGAGGCTTTGCCGGGGCAGACTCCTGCTCCGTTAGCTCGAACCAAAAGAAAGGCTGAGGGGCCTGTCCACTATGGTCCTGTTTTCCGTGAAATTGATTCTAAAGAAAACGCTCCTTTAATTGATATTATGTGTAATGGACCCGGTTGGAATAAAGGTATCAAGTGTGATAATCTCTTTGTTGGTAATAACGATGATGAGACAATGGTTGATATGCTGAAACTCCCTACCGGTACGTGCATGTACGGTTGGAGTTGTCCGGATAAGGCTCCTGCGGATTGGACTTTCTTCAAGGACGGTACGGATACTGTTTCTACAGCAGCTAGCGCAAGTTATCGTTGGACTTCTGACCCTGCTACAGATACTAAGGGTAATGGCGGTCGTAACCAGCATTTCTGCTTTGAATCTAAAGGTCAATTCCGCTTTAAGAAGGGCCTCAAGTTCAGCTTCCGTGGTGATGACGATATTTGGGTTTATATTGACTATAAGCTTGCTGTGGACCTTGGTGGTACCCACCTTGCAGCTCCGGGCTATGTTGATTTGGATACGTTTATGCCTGATGCAAAGCTTGATTCGATGTATGATATTCATATCTTCTTCTGTGACCGTCGTACGACGATGAGTAACGTCCGTATCAAGACGAACATGTTCATCGATCAAAATACATCTGCTGACGCAGATCGTGTAGGTAATACTATGAAAGATGGGTATATTCAGTATGAACTTATCTATCGTGAATCAGGCGGTAAAGGCTGTGCTTCTTTAATGAAGAAAGATTCTATAATACGTGGTGATGAAATTCTTAAGAAGAATCACAAGGTTTCTTACATCTTTGCGCACGATAAGGCTGGTACAGACGTTATTTGTTCTGAAGAAATGTTTGCTGCACAAAAGGGTTGTGTGGAACAAAATGGTAAATACCTGATTGATATTTCTGACCTAACTCATCCGATTGTATATGGAGACAAGCTTTTGAATGGAGCTCTTCTCCCAGGTAATTACTATTTAATTTATAAGATTGACGATGATAAGGAAATCTTGTGGGATACCCAGATCAAGGGATCTGTCGGTGTGGTTACTCGTAATGCTGTTATTATTGATGGTAGTACTACGAGCTCAGAAATTAAGTTCAAGTCTTCTGCAATGGGGTCTGCAAACGTTCCGACTATAGAGCAGATGATTCCTATCTATATCGGTGCTATTAATGATGAGTGTGGTTCTGATGAAGCTTGTAAGGCTACGAAACCGCTCCAGTTGTTGCCTTCTCCTAATGATAAATATTCCTTGGAGGTTACTGATTCCACTGGTGCTGATGTTTCAAAGATTGTTAATTTCTATCAATTGAGTAAAGGTCAACTCTCTATGGTTAATCCGAAGAATCTCACAATTGGTCCTGGTGGTATTGATACCCTTTATGTTACGATTCCGTTATCTCTATTCCGCAGTGCGAACAGGGAAAATATTGTTGTCAATGTTGCTAAGAGTGGTTTCAAGGCTAAACTTAACTTCTTTATTCCTACACTTGTCTTTGTAGAATCTGATTCTACTTTTGTCACAAAAAGTTCTGATTCTGACGATCAAAAGCCTCACATGATGAATTCTGAAGTTGTTAAGTTCTACCTGGTCGCTCTTGATGGAAATACTCCGTGTGGCTCCAGATGTAATTTTAATGTGACCGCTAATGGTTCTAAGACTTCTGCGGGTTTGATTGTGGATTATGGTGAAAGTACGGATAGCACCATCAAGGTTGTTGATGGCCGTGCTACGATTTCTATCATTTCGACGAAAAAGTTCGAATCAACGATGCCGTATGCTCAATGTGGCACGCCCAGCTGTAATGGTACGGCGACAGTCCATGTGAAGGGTCCGAACTTATATATGGAGGCTCTTTATGTCAACTTGCAGTTTGAAGAACCGCCGGTTCCGACCCCGATTATGGCTGACATCTTTGACGTTCATGGAGAACTCCCGACTTCCAAGATGAATATTGGTAAGGAAGGTGATGGTTACTTTAGCATGCAGACGGAATACCTTGATGGTATCGGTGACTCACTTGCTGTTTACTACTATCGTAAGTTCCATAAAGACTCCCTCCCGGAAAAGATTGCGGTCTTCTGGGATGAAGATGAAAAGGACTCTGTGGTGTTTGAAAAGGCCGAAGTTGCAGCCGGTGCTACTTGTGGTGCAGCCGCTGGCCTTGCCGACTCGCTTTGCTCTCCTGTAATCACGTTGGGTGGTAAGAAACTGTCGAAGAACGTGAAAACAGCGGGTACTGGAAAATTCAAGTCTTGGGCAACGTATAAATATAAAGGAAAGACTGTCACAGAGCCTTTCACATGTAACTACGTTCTAGACCGAATTGCTCCAGTTATTATCTCTGCTAGAGCTTCGTCAGATGAATCTTCTGCTAAACTTAAGATTGAGTTCTCTGAACCTGTTCAGAAGACTACGGATGGTATCAGTAAGGGTGATGCAGTGCTTTCGTTCTACATCAATAATGGCAAGAATCCGCAGTTTACTGAATATATTCCGTTGAAAACGGGTGCTTCGATTCCGGCTGAAGCTCGTACGGGTGTCATGAACTTGTTCTATAACCCGGATGGCTTGTTCCCGCAATCTGGTGACTATATCCACTTCGGTAGTATTGCTGGTGTTGGATTCTTTACGGATTCGTCTAACTATGCGAAAGTAATTCCTGGTTCTGATACTCTTCGTCCGGCGGACGATGCTGATTACAAGTGGAATGTGGCTCCTGGCTATAACGCTACAGAGCGTCGCCCGTCACCGTGGGTTTTGATTTCTGGTGAAGTTAGCTCTTACGCTGTCAGAATTATTCCTTCTGCAGTGGGTGGCATTCCGAGAACTCCGAGTGAATCTGCTGATTTGGATCCGTTTGATATCTTTACTTATGACGCTACCAAGGATGAAACTGACTTTAGAAATGATATCCGTGGTGGTCAGGGCGAATTTACTAAATACGGTTTCGTTCCTCAGGGCTGGTTTGTCAAGAGCGATATGGGTGCCTTGATTGAATCTAAGGAAGAGTATGTTGACGTCGATAAGAAGAATGTGTTCTTTAACTATGAATTCTCCTTGTATACGAACTTGGGTACTCATGTCGGTACAAAGAAGGGACGCATCTACTGCGATGACGACAAAAACAAAGAAGTCAATAATAGATACTTCTTTGGTGGTGCTGGTCAAGACTGCGTTGGCAAGCGCATGAACTTCTTTGTCCTGTGGAACATGAAGTCTGGCAAGAAGCGCTTGGTGGGTTCTGGTGCCTATGTTTCGAAGCTTAAGACTTACGTGCAGCTTGACAACTTCGGTAAGAAGAACAAGTTCGACAAGAGCGAAATGTGGGGCGTCCGCCATAACGCAAAGGTGCTTGGCAGCTACTTCCCGATTATCAAGACTAATAATCCGTAA
- a CDS encoding SPOR domain-containing protein: protein MAWAGSPTDMDSLFRGNEYKPTLSASLRDTTSSVVPAKVTGKNDKGDGFYMLQFEAVGDFDAAQRRKAQLSASTGYTIQVVFDTPFYKLRGGGWNKRKVAEDKARELSAYNINAFVVKIR, encoded by the coding sequence ATGGCTTGGGCCGGATCGCCAACTGATATGGATTCTCTTTTCCGTGGTAACGAGTACAAGCCGACGCTTAGTGCATCGCTTCGCGATACGACGAGTTCTGTAGTGCCTGCCAAGGTCACTGGCAAGAATGACAAGGGGGATGGTTTCTACATGCTTCAGTTCGAAGCTGTTGGCGATTTTGACGCCGCTCAAAGGCGCAAGGCCCAGCTCTCTGCAAGCACCGGCTATACCATCCAGGTTGTGTTCGATACGCCGTTCTACAAACTTCGCGGTGGTGGATGGAACAAGCGCAAGGTCGCCGAAGACAAGGCTCGTGAGCTCTCTGCGTATAACATCAACGCTTTTGTCGTGAAGATTCGATAG
- a CDS encoding glutamate--tRNA ligase family protein, translating to MSGKIRFAPSPTGYLHEGHLLSALYVWAAAKKWNLKIHLRIEDHDQSRARPAYIEGIREDLAWLGFHYDSESIQSARNEIYKAALQKLEEKSLVYPCYCSRKQLLAENPQSETGEIVYQGKCFNVVGSRKSEVGSIDTVPHNLRFIVPDKFIDWHDLRLGDFHENPKLQCGDFPIRDRDNQWTYQFAVCVDDIDENITHIVRGEDIRNSTARQIALMEALGRTERPIYLHHPLIVDENNKKLSKRELAHSLRQDKEAGITPEMLFGRVCYKARMTESDKPITLVDAMSIIMERL from the coding sequence ATGTCAGGAAAAATTCGATTTGCTCCAAGCCCCACAGGCTACCTCCACGAAGGCCATTTGCTTTCGGCACTTTATGTGTGGGCAGCGGCAAAAAAATGGAACTTAAAGATCCACTTGAGAATAGAAGACCACGACCAGAGCCGAGCGCGTCCCGCTTATATCGAGGGCATCCGCGAAGATTTAGCCTGGTTGGGATTTCATTATGATTCCGAAAGCATACAAAGTGCGCGAAACGAGATTTATAAGGCAGCGCTGCAAAAACTCGAAGAAAAGTCGTTAGTTTATCCATGCTATTGCAGTCGCAAGCAACTCCTCGCCGAGAATCCTCAAAGCGAAACTGGTGAGATAGTTTATCAGGGAAAGTGCTTTAATGTAGTAGGAAGTCGGAAGTCGGAAGTCGGAAGTATCGATACTGTGCCGCACAATTTGCGCTTTATCGTTCCTGATAAATTCATCGACTGGCACGACCTCCGTTTGGGAGACTTCCACGAGAACCCTAAACTCCAATGCGGGGATTTCCCTATCCGCGATCGCGACAACCAATGGACCTACCAATTTGCCGTGTGCGTCGATGATATTGACGAAAATATTACACATATCGTACGTGGCGAAGATATCCGCAATTCTACGGCCCGACAAATCGCTTTGATGGAAGCTCTAGGCCGCACAGAACGCCCGATTTACCTGCACCACCCGTTAATCGTCGACGAGAACAACAAGAAGCTTTCCAAGCGGGAACTCGCCCACAGCCTAAGGCAAGACAAGGAGGCGGGAATCACTCCCGAAATGCTTTTCGGACGCGTCTGTTACAAGGCTCGTATGACCGAAAGTGATAAACCCATCACACTCGTTGACGCAATGTCTATAATTATGGAGCGGCTATAA
- a CDS encoding PolC-type DNA polymerase III — translation MLKFAVVDLETTGGHGEDNRIMEIGIALMDGSKVVGTYHSLVDPGQPISPFVRELTGITDEMVEGQPQFGAIAEHVAELLRDRIFVAHNVLFDNKFMTAELKRCCIKFNPPRLCTVKLARKVFPGQPSYSLHKLTESLGLPDFNHHRALDDTMAAAAILKAALEKVGEAGVMKNVVNLSNAKKQAVGAASVSSC, via the coding sequence TTGCTAAAATTTGCGGTAGTCGATCTGGAAACGACCGGCGGACATGGTGAAGATAATCGGATAATGGAAATCGGAATCGCCCTGATGGACGGTTCCAAAGTTGTTGGTACGTATCACTCGCTTGTGGACCCTGGGCAACCGATTTCGCCGTTTGTCCGAGAACTGACGGGGATTACCGACGAGATGGTCGAAGGCCAACCGCAATTTGGCGCCATTGCAGAACATGTGGCGGAACTTTTGCGGGACCGCATTTTTGTGGCGCACAATGTTCTGTTCGATAACAAGTTCATGACAGCGGAATTGAAGCGCTGTTGCATCAAGTTTAACCCGCCGAGACTTTGTACGGTGAAGCTTGCGAGAAAAGTGTTCCCCGGGCAACCGAGCTATAGTTTACACAAACTAACAGAATCGTTGGGCTTGCCTGATTTTAATCACCACCGTGCACTTGACGATACGATGGCTGCGGCTGCTATTTTGAAAGCTGCACTTGAAAAAGTAGGTGAGGCTGGCGTTATGAAAAATGTGGTGAACTTGTCGAATGCGAAAAAGCAAGCCGTCGGCGCCGCAAGTGTGTCGTCATGCTGA